Proteins from a genomic interval of Pseudodesulfovibrio nedwellii:
- a CDS encoding amino acid ABC transporter ATP-binding protein, with product MIQIKNLHKSFGDLKVLKGVDINVEAGQVVVIIGPSGSGKSTVLRCINKLEEPTSGTIIVDGFDIMDPKTDINMVRTEATMVFQQFNLFPHMSVLDNVTLGPIKVRGMSKTDAMRLGMDLLKKVGLGDKAGNYPEQLSGGQKQRVAIARSLALQPKAILFDEPTSALDPELVGEVLEVMKQLAREGMTMIVVTHEMGFAKEVADRVIFIDEGKVQVDTDPETFFAHSDNPRLKDFLGKVVSHI from the coding sequence ATGATCCAAATAAAAAATCTTCACAAAAGTTTTGGCGATCTCAAAGTCCTTAAAGGCGTGGACATAAACGTTGAAGCAGGACAGGTCGTGGTCATTATCGGTCCATCCGGTTCCGGTAAATCCACAGTACTTCGCTGCATCAACAAGTTGGAAGAACCGACTTCCGGCACCATCATCGTGGATGGGTTCGACATCATGGACCCCAAAACAGATATCAACATGGTCCGAACGGAAGCCACCATGGTTTTCCAGCAGTTCAACCTGTTCCCGCACATGTCCGTATTAGACAATGTTACACTCGGACCGATCAAGGTCCGTGGCATGTCCAAAACTGATGCCATGAGGCTCGGCATGGACCTTCTGAAAAAAGTCGGATTGGGAGACAAAGCCGGGAACTACCCGGAACAGCTCTCCGGCGGACAGAAACAACGTGTCGCCATCGCTCGTTCTCTTGCTCTTCAGCCCAAAGCGATCCTGTTTGACGAACCGACTTCTGCTCTTGACCCGGAATTGGTTGGAGAGGTGCTTGAGGTCATGAAACAACTGGCACGCGAAGGTATGACCATGATAGTTGTAACGCATGAGATGGGTTTTGCCAAAGAAGTGGCTGATCGTGTTATCTTTATTGATGAGGGTAAAGTCCAGGTTGATACAGACCCGGAGACATTTTTTGCTCATTCTGACAACCCTCGCCTCAAAGACTTTCTGGGGAAGGTTGTGTCGCATATTTAG
- a CDS encoding formate dehydrogenase accessory protein FdhE yields the protein MSNVSASKAVETTLESIRKRTPAYGQLADRFGQVFLAVAGLRDDLMKKGVSVPDIDPGRIAAGAPVLAGIDMTKWGVNLTDSAKVLLPILSEVLELDEKTQKSLTGHLATPDIVSGLAQARIEGDWKHFENTSVCPEIVSSDTLLYISEIVSAPVLCAIVETLGESLSSLTWEHGHCPVCGSSPSISHLSPKEVTDLDQLVGGGGKKFLHCSLCGHDWRFQRNACPSCGNDDNETREVFYVDNTKYERIEACHKCGKYLLNIDLRECEPRPNLDAIQLGLIHLDIYAHENKLSPITSTLWNTLE from the coding sequence ATGAGCAATGTATCTGCCAGCAAGGCGGTTGAAACGACCCTTGAGTCCATTCGTAAACGTACTCCGGCCTATGGTCAGCTCGCTGATCGGTTTGGGCAGGTTTTTCTAGCTGTCGCCGGATTGCGTGACGACCTGATGAAAAAAGGGGTAAGTGTACCTGACATCGATCCTGGCAGGATTGCTGCCGGGGCGCCTGTTTTGGCGGGAATAGATATGACCAAGTGGGGCGTGAATTTGACCGATTCGGCCAAGGTCTTGCTTCCCATCTTGTCAGAAGTGCTTGAACTGGATGAAAAAACGCAGAAATCTCTGACGGGCCATCTGGCAACCCCCGATATTGTTTCGGGACTTGCCCAGGCTCGAATTGAGGGCGATTGGAAGCACTTTGAGAACACCTCCGTATGTCCAGAAATCGTGTCGTCTGACACGCTCTTGTATATTTCAGAGATTGTTTCCGCACCTGTCCTTTGTGCTATAGTCGAAACTCTGGGTGAGTCCCTTTCTTCCCTGACTTGGGAGCACGGGCATTGTCCCGTGTGCGGTTCCTCGCCTTCCATTTCTCACCTTTCCCCTAAAGAGGTCACAGATCTTGATCAGTTGGTGGGGGGTGGCGGCAAGAAGTTCCTTCATTGCTCCTTATGTGGTCATGACTGGCGTTTTCAGCGGAATGCGTGTCCATCTTGCGGCAATGATGACAATGAAACCCGTGAAGTTTTTTATGTTGATAACACGAAATATGAACGCATCGAAGCGTGTCATAAATGTGGCAAGTACCTGTTGAATATTGATCTGCGCGAATGTGAACCGCGTCCGAATTTGGATGCCATTCAACTGGGACTTATCCATCTTGATATCTATGCCCATGAGAACAAATTGAGTCCTATTACTTCGACTTTGTGGAATACGCTTGAATAA
- a CDS encoding amino acid ABC transporter permease, producing the protein MAFEFEPSVMIESLPLLMGGAKMTVILTVGGLFFGFILGVAAGMMKLSRNIFVRKLAGIYVETIRGTPMLVQAMFLYFGIPMALGIRIPAVVAGIIIIAINSGAYIAEIVRGAVQSINPGQGEAGRSIGLNRFQTMRYVIWPQALRRMIPPLGNQFIISLKDTSLLMIIGVGELLRTGDEIVAVNFRSFEVYLTCGLVYLVMTMSIAKALRIVENRLAAVGK; encoded by the coding sequence ATGGCTTTTGAATTCGAACCGTCCGTAATGATAGAATCTCTGCCCCTGCTCATGGGGGGCGCGAAGATGACCGTTATCCTGACCGTGGGCGGTCTGTTTTTCGGTTTCATCCTCGGTGTCGCAGCTGGCATGATGAAACTATCCCGAAATATTTTTGTGCGTAAACTGGCCGGCATTTATGTCGAAACCATACGTGGCACTCCCATGCTCGTTCAGGCAATGTTTCTCTACTTCGGTATCCCCATGGCTCTGGGTATACGCATACCGGCTGTTGTTGCGGGCATTATCATCATCGCCATCAACTCCGGCGCATACATTGCTGAAATTGTGCGAGGCGCGGTCCAATCTATCAATCCGGGGCAAGGTGAAGCAGGTCGTTCCATCGGCTTGAATCGCTTCCAGACCATGCGCTACGTAATTTGGCCCCAGGCCCTCCGCCGCATGATCCCGCCCCTTGGCAACCAGTTCATCATCAGCCTCAAGGACACCTCCCTGCTGATGATCATCGGTGTAGGCGAACTGCTTCGCACCGGAGACGAAATCGTGGCCGTCAACTTCCGTTCATTTGAGGTCTACCTCACCTGCGGCCTAGTCTATCTTGTCATGACCATGAGTATTGCCAAAGCACTTAGAATTGTTGAAAATCGTTTGGCAGCCGTGGGCAAATAG
- a CDS encoding formate dehydrogenase accessory sulfurtransferase FdhD, which yields MPHVKLYALKNEAEDWRQEDIEPVQSVQLACPVTLQQFAGGKLSFKEGLVAVESDISVVVNGREFGLLTRTPGDDLPLIVGHLFTCSMIRESADVLDCSFHYRSSSRAEVTLKTSDGIHRIFPSPRPAHITPERLFDLKQTFERRQNLYKNTRSTHAAALFSIDGELIAFGEDVGRHNAFDKAIGRAILEGTLDRVNIAMLSSRLALELTLKAATANIPILCGFSAATSSSINYAERNNITLAGRIRKDTFDVYSNGWRFQ from the coding sequence ATGCCGCATGTTAAATTGTATGCATTGAAGAATGAAGCCGAAGACTGGCGGCAAGAGGATATTGAGCCTGTCCAATCGGTACAATTGGCCTGCCCGGTTACTCTTCAGCAATTTGCCGGTGGCAAGCTCTCCTTCAAGGAGGGGCTTGTCGCCGTGGAGTCGGATATCAGTGTCGTCGTGAATGGCCGGGAGTTTGGTCTGCTGACACGGACCCCGGGCGATGATTTGCCTTTGATCGTGGGGCACCTCTTTACGTGTTCCATGATTCGAGAAAGTGCGGACGTGCTGGATTGTTCTTTCCATTATAGGTCTTCTTCCCGTGCGGAAGTAACGCTTAAAACCTCTGATGGTATTCATCGTATATTCCCGTCGCCGAGGCCTGCGCATATCACGCCAGAACGGCTTTTTGATCTGAAGCAAACTTTTGAGCGACGGCAGAATTTGTACAAGAATACCCGTTCGACCCATGCCGCAGCGTTGTTTTCCATAGATGGCGAGTTGATTGCTTTTGGTGAAGACGTGGGGCGTCACAACGCTTTTGATAAGGCTATCGGGCGGGCTATTCTGGAAGGGACTCTGGATCGGGTGAATATTGCCATGTTGTCATCACGGCTGGCACTTGAGTTGACCCTTAAGGCTGCAACTGCCAATATTCCCATTCTTTGTGGATTTTCTGCGGCGACCAGCTCTTCCATCAATTACGCTGAACGGAATAATATCACTTTGGCCGGACGTATTAGAAAGGATACATTTGACGTGTATTCCAATGGTTGGCGTTTTCAATAG